From Drosophila miranda strain MSH22 chromosome Y unlocalized genomic scaffold, D.miranda_PacBio2.1 Contig_Y6_pilon, whole genome shotgun sequence, one genomic window encodes:
- the LOC117195128 gene encoding death-associated protein kinase related-like has translation MFTEKGIFPIGDGLLDVDAERFHGLLVSHDINEIYEVEQTPFARGKFAAVRRAIHKNTGSHFAAKFLKRRRRAQSSDKEIKHEIVVLILCEGEENIVNLNAVHETRSDTALLLELATGGELQTILDNEECLTEAQARHCMREVLKALKFLHDRSIAHLALKPQNILLAGERIEDGLKLCDFGISRVVCEGINVREMAGTPDYVAPEVLQYEPLSLLTDIWSVGVLTYVLLSGFSPFGGDTKQETFLNISQCALTFPDNLFGGVSPVAIDFIRRALRIKPNDRMSAAGCLEHVWLKDESSMDRQMYLQAQSDAEEEEEEEEDDLEDEEVEEPVAEEKAEEQEQQQQSQEQQKQQKPSSGSNKPTHNGHHRAHSNGSSSSISKIPIATGKLLGSPISSTSTSTETTTAIHTLTSNGHGQSNTVCLSAKPTQIVTPTRRASDSDKENTYTATFVKKPPVQATIQLGSNGLDESATVVATLTLFPDAPTTPKVIRKAPTGESHGSATSVKALVKKFQLEETLVCPGHSSTSSHNGHSPVNGCGGSSGSSNGNNMRRSAGGNSSNISYSAAAATAARMNSIRRASDPLMAVYKKQPQNSGANSNSSSSNSNNPSPGSSPSSGSTATLLLNSHRLASASASGPASTVASTAVASSSSTKATATAHHLHHHHMRHDNTKNG, from the coding sequence ATGTTCACCGAAAAGGGAATCTTTCCCATAGGCGATGGCCTTTTGGATGTAGATGCCGAACGCTTTCACGGATTGCTCGTGTCGCATGACATCAACGAGATCTACGAGGTGGAACAGACGCCGTTTGCCAGGGGCAAATTCGCCGCCGTTCGCCGTGCCATTCACAAGAACACGGGCTCCCATTTCGCGGCAAAGTTCTTGAAGCGACGCCGACGCGCACAGAGCAGCGACAAGGAGATCAAACACGAGATCGTCGTCCTAATACTCTGCGAGGGCGAGGAGAACATTGTCAATCTGAATGCGGTGCACGAGACCCGTTCGGACACAGCCCTGCTGCTGGAACTGGCCACTGGTGGCGAGCTGCAGACCATACTGGACAACGAGGAGTGCCTGACAGAGGCCCAGGCCCGCCACTGCATGCGAGAGGTGCTGAAGGCTCTCAAGTTTCTCCACGACCGATCCATTGCCCACCTGGCCCTCAAGCCACAGAACATTTTGCTCGCCGGCGAGCGTATAGAAGATGGCCTCAAGCTCTGTGACTTTGGGATCTCGCGCGTTGTGTGCGAGGGCATCAATGTCCGCGAGATGGCCGGCACACCCGACTACGTGGCCCCCGAGGTGCTCCAGTACGAGCCGCTCTCCCTACTGACGGACATCTGGTCCGTGGGCGTTCTCACCTATGTCTTGCTCTCCGGCTTCTCGCCCTTTGGCGGGGACACCAAGCAGGAGACCTTCCTCAATATCTCGCAGTGTGCGCTCACCTTTCCGGACAACCTATTCGGTGGCGTCTCGCCAGTGGCCATCGATTTCATACGCCGCGCATTGCGAATTAAGCCAAACGATCGCATGAGTGCCGCTGGATGCCTGGAACATGTCTGGCTGAAGGATGAGAGCTCGATGGATAGACAAATGTATCTGCAGGCTCAGAGCGATGCtgaagaggaagaggaggaggaagaagacGACCTTGAGGATGAGGAAGTGGAGGAGCCAGTGGCCGAGGAGAAGGCAGAGGAgcaggaacagcaacagcagtcacaggaacaacaaaagcaacagaagccaagcagtggcagcaacaaacCCACGCACAATGGCCACCATCGGGCCCACAGCAATGGGAGCAGTAGCAGCATCTCAAAAATACCCATTGCCACCGGGAAGCTCCTGGGAAGCCCCataagcagcaccagcaccagcacagaGACAACGACAGCCATACACACGCTGACCAGCAATGGACACGGACAGAGCAACACGGTCTGCCTGTCCGCCAAGCCCACTCAGATCGTGACACCCACACGTCGAGCCTCCGACTCGGACAAGGAGAACACATACACGGCGACATTTGTGAAGAAGCCCCCGGTGCAGGCCACCATCCAGCTGGGCAGCAACGGCCTCGACGAGTCCGCCACAGTGGTGGCCACCCTGACACTCTTTCCCGATGCGCCCACCACACCGAAAGTGATCCGCAAGGCACCCACGGGAGAGTCCCATGGATCGGCCACCTCGGTGAAGGCTCTGGTCAAGAAGTTTCAGCTGGAGGAGACGCTAGTCTGCCCCGgacacagcagcaccagcagccacaacGGCCACAGTCCCGTCAACGGGTGCGGCGGCAGTAGCGggagcagcaacggcaacaataTGCGACGCAGTGCGGGgggaaacagcagcaacatcagctACTCGGCAGCAGCCGCGACAGCAGCACGAATGAACAGCATTCGCCGCGCCTCCGACCCGCTGATGGCCGTCTATAAGAAGCAGCCACAGAACAGCGGCGCCAACAGCAATAgttccagcagcaacagcaacaatcccAGCCCCGGCAGCAGTCCCAGCTCGGGCAGCACGGCCACCCTGCTCCTGAATAGCCATCGCCTGGCGTCCGCGTCCGCGTCCGGGCCAGCCAGCACGGTCGCCAGCACCGCTGTAgcctcaagcagcagcaccaaagctactgccactgcccaccatctgcaccaccaccacatGCGCCACGACAAcacgaaaaacggc